The Candidatus Sulfotelmatobacter sp. region CTCCGGCCTTTATTAACGATAAAACCGTGGCCACGAACGCCAGCAGCAGAACCACGAGCCAAATCATTTTGGCGGTTTTAAAGTGAAAGACCGCAATCGGCGCCAGCACTATAAGTCCACCGAGAGGGGGAGCCAGATGAGTCCGAACGTCGTTGAGGTCGAGGCGGCTGCCGCTCTCCTGCTTCCACAACGCCACAAAATTCCCGGGATCGGCCGGGCTCCGGCCCTTTAGCCAAAGCTTCGAAGCGGCGTAGTTCTGCGACAGATCGTTCCAATCATTTGGAATCTGCAGGAATCGGACTGGCCCGCGCACCGTAAACTCCGCGCCGGCCAGCACAATCGAGAGCCACAGCAGAAGTTTCAGAGCGCTGCGGGTCGGCGTGTCACGCTGAAACTGCGTTGGGGCGCTCATTCAAACTATTTTTCACAGCACGCATGCCGAAGAGCGTGTGCAACCATGTCTTGCTGCGCTTCTGTCATTTGCGGGAATAGAGGCAGGATCACAGCCTCATTTTGTGCCCGCTCACTCTCGACCAGATTCGGGCAGCTTCTGTCGGGTTCGCGTTCCACTTGCGCGCAGCGCCACGTATTCGGAGACTGATACGCTGGCTCCAGATGCGCGCACATAATTCCGCGTCGCGTGGCGATGCCTTCGTCGAGCATTTCCTGCATGAAGCGGCGTTGATCTGTATTTTCGGGTAGGCGCACACAGTAGCTCTGCCAATTGGTGCGCGCCCACTCGGGTTCCGCGGGTAGAATCAATCCCGGAACATCCGCCAGCAGCTTGTGATAGCGCGTCGCGAGCTGTCGTCGCTGCGCAAGGGCTGCTGGCAGGCGCTTTAGTTGTTCGCGGCCAATCGCAGCCTGAATGTCGGTCAAGCGATAGTTGAAGCCCAGTTCCGGGTACGATTCGAACATGACTTGCGGCGAGGAGTGTCTCACCGTGTCCGGCGTGCTCATGCCATGCTGCCGCCACAGACGGAACTTGCGATCGATTTCGGCGCTGGTTGTGGTCAACATGCCGCCATCGCCCGTCGTGAGCAATTTGCGCGGATGAAAGGAGAAGCACGCCACATCGGAGTGCGGCTTGCCGATTTTTTCCCAACGTCCGTGCCGAAGAATTTCGCTTCCCACGGCGCATGCGGCGTCTTCCACAACGG contains the following coding sequences:
- a CDS encoding DegT/DnrJ/EryC1/StrS family aminotransferase, with translation MPKNFVPVARPNLGPEEVSAAERAILSGWVTQGPEVAAFEQEFAAFVKAPHACAVSSGTTALHLALLAVGVRPGDEVITVSHSYIATANSIRYCGALPVFVDIDPQTFNIDPRKIEAAISERSRAILCVHQMGMPCDLNAILEIAERHKISVVEDAACAVGSEILRHGRWEKIGKPHSDVACFSFHPRKLLTTGDGGMLTTTSAEIDRKFRLWRQHGMSTPDTVRHSSPQVMFESYPELGFNYRLTDIQAAIGREQLKRLPAALAQRRQLATRYHKLLADVPGLILPAEPEWARTNWQSYCVRLPENTDQRRFMQEMLDEGIATRRGIMCAHLEPAYQSPNTWRCAQVEREPDRSCPNLVESERAQNEAVILPLFPQMTEAQQDMVAHALRHACCEK